From Brassica oleracea var. oleracea cultivar TO1000 chromosome C3, BOL, whole genome shotgun sequence, a single genomic window includes:
- the LOC106333043 gene encoding probable LRR receptor-like serine/threonine-protein kinase At3g47570: protein MRNMKLFLFLSFNALMLLEAFGNSHETDKQALLKFKYQVSEEKKVLLSSWNNSSPLCKWTGVTCGRKNERVTGLELGGFQLGRVISPSIGNLSFLISINFTYNSFGGTIPQELGNLFRLQYLDMSFNFLGGGIPASLFNCSRLLNLALFSNHLGQGLPSELGSLSKLVTLELGQNHLKRKLPVSLGNLTSLRKISLTDNNLEGEIPDTIARLTQMVFFVLHNNHFSGVFPPAIYNLSSLQSLGMYGNDFSGNLRPDFGNLLPNLREFSIGSNSFTGAIPLTLANISTLQYLVMEFNSLTGRIPSYFAKLQYLQTLSLSDNSLGGFSAGDLEFLITLTNCTGLQILDVSFNKLGGDLPVSIANLSMNLTMLSLRDNFISGSIPHGIGNLIGLQALVLSGNLLTGPIPASLGKLSGLMGLSVHTNRMSGEIPYSLGNITRLERLYLYNNGFEGIIPPSLGKCSYLLNLHIENNKLNGIIPHEIMKISTLVSLRMSNNLLTGSLPEDVGQLENLGNLSVAHNKLSGKLPKTLGKCLSMEKLDLQGNSFDGIIPDISGLASIKEADFSSNNLSGRIPEYLVNFSLLEYLNLSFNNFEGNVPMYGKFKTATIVSVFGNKNLCGGILELRLKPCFTQPPGNSRKKVVIGVSIGISFLLLLFVSLVSLCWLKNRKKKNTNEATPATLGVFHEMISYGDLRNASDGFSSSNLIGSGSFGTVFKAFLPAENKVVAVKVLNMQRQGAMKSFMAECESLKDIRHRNLVKLLTACSTIDFQGNEFRALIYEYMPNGSLDMWLHPKETEEISRPSRTLTLLERINIAIDVASVLEYLHVSCHEAIAHCDLKPSNVLLDDDLTAHVSDFGLARILLKFDQETFINQLSSAGVRGSIGYAAPEYAMGGEISVHGDAYSFGILIFEMFSGKRPTDEMFGGDFTLYSCIKSALPEQVLDVADELFLHNGLRVGFPAADCLTKVLEVGLGCSEESPANRLGMSEVVKELISIKERFFEARRGARH, encoded by the exons ATGAGAAACATGAAACTCTTTCTTTTCCTTTCTTTCAATGCTCTCATGTTACTTGAAGCATTCGGGAATAGCCATGAAACTGATAAGCAAGCATTACTCAAGTTCAAGTATCAAGTTTCTGAGGAGAAAAAAGTTTTGTTGTCTTCATGGAACAACTCCTCCCCTCTCTGCAAATGGACGGGGGTTACATGCGGCCGCAAAAACGAGAGAGTTACTGGTTTGGAACTTGGAGGATTCCAATTGGGTCGAGTGATATCGCCCTCTATTGGTAATCTATCGTTTCTCATATCAATTAATTTCACTTATAACTCTTTTGGTGGAACCATCCCTCAAGAGCTGGGAAACTTGTTTAGACTTCAGTACTTGGATATGAGTTTCAATTTTCTGGGAGGAGGGATTCCAGCTAGTCTCTTCAACTGTTCTAGATTGTTGAACCTTGCTTTATTTTCGAATCATCTTGGACAAGGTCTTCCTTCAGAACTAGGATCATTGAGTAAGCTTGTTACATTAGAACTTGGTCAAAACCACCTGAAAAGAAAACTCCCTGTATCTCTAGGAAACTTAACATCACTCAGAAAAATTTCCCTTACAGATAATAATCTGGAAGGAGAAATTCCTGATACCATCGCTAGGTTGACTCAAATGGTGTTTTTTGTATTACACAACAACCATTTCTCTGGTGTTTTTCCTCCTGCAATTTACAACTTGTCCTCACTTCAGTCTTTGGGCATGTATGGTAATGATTTTTCCGGGAACTTGAGGCCTGATTTTGGTAACTTGCTACCAAACCTTCGAGAATTTTCTATCGGAAGTAATTCTTTCACAGGAGCCATTCCCTTAACACTAGCAAATATTTCAACTCTTCAGTATTTGGTCATGGAGTTTAATAGTCTGACAGGAAGAATTCCCTCGTACTTTGCAAAACTACAATATTTGCAAACGCTATCCCTTAGTGACAATTCTTTGGGAGGTTTTTCAGCGGGAGATCTTGAATTTCTTATTACTTTGACCAACTGTACCGGACTGCAAATCTTAGATGTGTCATTCAATAAGCTTGGAGGGGACTTGCCTGTCTCCATCGCCAATCTGTCAATGAACCTCACCATGTTATCTCTTCGAGATAATTTCATATCTGGAAGCATTCCGCACGGCATCGGGAATCTCATAGGCCTACAAGCATTAGTGTTGTCCGGAAATCTATTGACAGGACCAATCCCAGCCTCTTTAGGGAAACTTTCAGGATTGATGGGATTAAGTGTCCATACAAATAGAATGTCAGGAGAGATACCGTATTCTTTAGGCAACATCACTCGGTTAGAAAGACTCTATTTGTACAACAATGGTTTTGAAGGAATCATTCCTCCAAGTCTTGGTAAATGTAGCTATTTGCTAAATTTACATATCGAGAATAATAAGTTGAATGGTATTATACCTCACGAGATTATGAAAATTTCAACCCTTGTTTCCCTACGCATGTCAAATAATTTATTGACGGGTTCTCTACCAGAAGATGTTGGACAACTTGAAAATCTTGGTAATTTATCTGTTGCTCATAATAAGCTATCAGGGAAACTCCCAAAGACTTTAGGAAAGTGTCTCTCGATGGAAAAACTTGATCTTCAAGGAAATTCTTTTGATGGAATCATTCCAGATATAAGTGGGTTGGCGAGTATTAAGGAGGCTGATTTCTCAAGCAACAATCTCTCCGGAAGAATCCCTGAATATCTTGTAAACTTTAGCTTGTTGGAGTATCTCAATCTATCCTTCAACAACTTCGAGGGAAATGTGCCTATGTATGGGAAGTTCAAAACTGCTACTATAGTTTCTGTTTTTGGAAACAAAAATCTTTGTGGAGGCATCTTGGAACTGCGACTAAAGCCATGTTTTACGCAACCACCAGGAAATTCAAGAAAGAAAGTTGTGATTGGGGTAAGCATAGGCATATCTTTTCTTTTGCTTTTGTTCGTATCTTTAGTTTCTCTTTGTTGGCTTAAAAACAGAAAGAAGAAAAATACCAATGAAGCAACTCCTGCCACCTTGGGAGTTTTTCATGAAATGATAAGTTATGGAGATCTTCGAAATGCATCAGATGGCTTCTCTTCGAGTAATTTGATCGGGTCAGGCAGCTTTGGTACCGTGTTTAAAGCTTTTCTCCCTGCTGAGAACAAGGTTGTTGCTGTGAAAGTTCTAAACATGCAGAGACAAGGAGCAATGAAGAGCTTTATGGCAGAATGTGAATCTTTGAAAGACATTAGACATCGTAATCTTGTGAAACTGTTGACAGCTTGTTCGACTATTGATTTCCAAGGAAATGAATTCAGAGCTCTAATCTATGAGTACATGCCAAATGGAAGCTTGGATATGTGGCTGCACCCAAAGGAAACGGAAGAGATTTCTAGGCCCTCAAGAACATTGACACTTTTGGAAAGGATTAACATAGCGATAGACGTGGCTTCTGTTTTGGAGTATCTTCACGTAAGTTGCCATGAAGCTATTGCTCATTGCGATCTTAAACCAAGCAACGTTCTTCTAGACGATGATCTAACCGCCCATGTTAGCGACTTTGGTCTTGCTCGGATCCTCCTCAAATTCGACCAGGAAACCTTCATTAACCAACTTAGCTCGGCTGGAGTCAGAGGAAGCATCGGCTATGCGGCACCAG AATATGCAATGGGAGGAGAAATATCAGTACATGGTGATGCATATAGCTTTGGGATTCTCATTTTTGAAATGTTCAGTGGAAAAAGACCAACTGATGAGATGTTCGGAGGAGACTTTACCCTCTATAGCTGCATCAAGTCTGCATTGCCAGAGCAAGTTTTGGATGTGGCAGACGAGTTGTTTCTTCACAACGGCCTTAGAGTTGGCTTCCCTGCTGCTGACTGTTTGACAAAGGTTTTAGAAGTGGGACTTGGGTGTTCTGAAGAGTCTCCAGCAAACCGGTTGGGAATGAGTGAGGTTGTAAAAGAATTGATCTCAATCAAGGAGAGGTTCTTCGAAGCCAGAAGAGGAGCTAGACATTGA